ATGGGTGAAAACAAACGAATTTAAACGCGGCCAAGAGCCCGCTCGAAACTAGAAGGCCTTAATGATATACATACTAACAAAAAGAGAACTAGCAACTACTTTAGGAGAGGTGCGATGATGGCGAGGGGCGTTGCCCCCGTGCTACTACTAGTCACAGAACAATCGAAACCCGGAATCCCAGTTCAACAGACACTGACGGCACATGCCCGTGCTACACCGTAAACCATGAATCTTGTACTAACTATAAAGAGAACTACTATCTATAAAGGGAATAATTTTTCATCATTGTCTACCAGtgcagcagaacagaacaacagaacaacaagaaccagaaccagaaccagcagaAGCAACGATTATGTATTAATTATGTACTTAACACACAtgctatgtatgtacatagactattttttttggtggctgCCTTATGATATGGtggggcggcggcagcagcccTAAACGCAAGGAAATAATTGGAAGAGAACTAATCTAATaacaatgtttttttttctaccaGCGGCAGGGCGATGGAGCGAAAGAGATTCAATTGTTGGATTCAAATTGTTGTTTAATCTAGACCAAAGTGTAGgaattaatatatataaaacaaaaaaaattatttttttcattgAATATCACTTAAAAGTTATAATTTGAAATGCGAATACTTTGCcgaggaggagagcagagaagaggAGAGAACGTATATACTTAAATATATAGAAGCGTATTTTCAATAAAGCAAAATGATATACACATAAGTGGTGGTGCTTTTGGTTTGTTATTCGATAAAGATATATTCCGACTTAGAGCAAGAAATCATCATTGTATTTAACCATTTCACGATGATCTTTGTGGCTTCCTTTTTGCGATTTGCTGGCGGCTGAACGAACGGGCACAAGTATATTAGGAGATTTAAAATGCAACATAGAATAGACTTACCAATGGACGACCAGACTGCGGATGAGGAGGCATCGTTGATGGGTTCGATTTGCGGCTGGCGTCGAGCCAGTTGCACCTGCAGCACAATGCCAGTGACGTTCTTGCCATGCATCTCGGCTATGGCGCGATCTGCCGACTCTGGTTTGGCAAAGGAGACAAAGCCGCGGCTGCAAAGAGATTTCAAAATGATCAATTTATCCAAATCCAAAAGAAATGATCTAATTTGTACCTTTTTTCAATCTCCATTGACACATTCACAATTGTGCCATAATCGTTGAAGGTTTTCTTCAGGAAATCTTCGGTTACCTTGTTGCCCGACACAAATATGGTATTGCCAGCGCGTGGCTTCTCCGGTGGCGGCGTATCAATAGCAGCTGCCTTCTCAGCCATGACGCGTTCTTCACGGTCACGCTCAGTGGCAAAATGCTGATACAAGTTCTGGCGCCGTGGCTCCTCCTTTATAATCTCGCTGATAATGGTCTCCTGGGCCACATCGTTTTGAGTTGAGGAGAATGGCTGGTAGGACGCCACAGTGGTCTCCGATGTGGAGCGTTTCGCACGCTCCTGACCTTTTGGACGCTTGAACGACGTTTGATCCtgctttgtttgctgtttctgGATCGCTGGAATGGCGCCGCTCTTGATCAGCTTGCGGGCCACCTCGCGTGCATCGCGCGCATCCGTGGGTCGTTTTAGCGTCAACGAActctccggctccggcttGGGTGCTTTATGAGCCTGGAGTGCCTTTTTCTGCAAACGAAAAATATTACATTAGACAAAAATCAGGCGGGAAATCATTTTATTTGGGACTGCTGCGGCGTCCCACCTTCTTCTTGAGCTTCTGATATTTTGCCTGAAGCATCTGCTCCTCCTCAGTTAGATTGTTAGGAAAGTGAATGTAAACCATTTTAGCGTCGTCTGCTTCTGTTTACTGCactatttttgttgttttctatTCACTTTTCAATCTAATTATTCCgaaatttgttattttgttgtcCACCAGTGTGACCAtcaaaaaaataccgaaatacTGTcccattttcaaaatataagCCCAGTGCTAAGAAATGCATAATTTTTTATTGACCGAATCAGGGATGAAATTCGTATGGAAACGATAAAAATCCATGCTTGTGTTACGTTTGATAAAAACAATTTCAGTAGACTTTTTGCAGACTTTCCTGCTTACTTTTACACGAAATTGGAATTTTTAactgattttatttgttggcTAACACGAAACAGTGTAACCGTATAGCATGTGCACCTGGTCACACTCTGCCGCGCGCAAAATACATGACCAAATTTTTTGACATAATATTTTGTCGATCTGAAAACCAGACGAAACAGTAAATATACCGACGGAAAACCATTTCataaaatcataataataTTCTTAATTAACGTAACAAGACAAAAGTCAACTAAATCGTTATTTTAGTTGGTTCGATTTTGTTTCCTCTCTAGGTTACACACCTTGCAAGTAATATCGGATACGCGATATTTGTATTGGTTTTAGTATATTTCAAGACGAGGGGACgatatttttatgttttctagcatattttagtattttccaatattttttAAGACGCGTTATGGACTTACCTCGCTGTGCTAATACACCGATGTATAAATGATGTATAACTGAtgtaaatttttttgttttaaaccTACTTTATAAGCAATTCAATAAAAAGAAACTGCCTTAAATTAAACAGTCCCtagaaaatttattgatttctcgtataaaaatatttgGAAAGTACTGAGTGTCttagctagctagtaatatgaaatggaattttaaAATCGTGGAATGTAATTTCCGTTCGCTGCAGTCAACAGTTCTTCTTGGCGGGCTCCTTCATGCAGCATGCCGCGTTTCCTTAGCGTGACCATATTGAGCAAGGCTAATAATACGGCGATAACTTTGTAGAAGGCAACTAGTGTTGCAAATTGTTGGCAGAAATAATGCAACTCTGTGTGGTTTTCAGCCCTCACGCCATGTTGTCGTCGAGCTGTCAAAAATGTtctttccttctctttctttccGGTTAGCGTCATGGTAAGATTTAACAAAGTTTTTTCCGAGTCGGttgaaaaatgtaaaatttatAAAGTGCAAAACTCGCGCGACTAATAAAACATTGCACAAAAGTGAAGTGGCCAGTACGTTGATTTAATTCACGTAAAAACAACCTTCAACGCTGAAATATGGTGCGAAATAAATGCGTTTTACCATTTTCACGTGGTGGCGCACACCAACACAA
The sequence above is a segment of the Drosophila pseudoobscura strain MV-25-SWS-2005 chromosome X, UCI_Dpse_MV25, whole genome shotgun sequence genome. Coding sequences within it:
- the Nelf-E gene encoding negative elongation factor E isoform X2, with product MVYIHFPNNLTEEEQMLQAKYQKLKKKKKALQAHKAPKPEPESSLTLKRPTDARDAREVARKLIKSGAIPAIQKQQTKQDQTSFKRPKGQERAKRSTSETTVASYQPFSSTQNDVAQETIISEIIKEEPRRQNLYQHFATERDREERVMAEKAAAIDTPPPEKPRAGNTIFVSGNKVTEDFLKKTFNDYGTIVNVSMEIEKSRGFVSFAKPESADRAIAEMHGKNVTGIVLQVQLARRQPQIEPINDASSSAVWSSIAASKSQKGSHKDHREMVKYNDDFLL
- the Nelf-E gene encoding negative elongation factor E isoform X1, coding for MVYIHFPNNLTEEEQMLQAKYQKLKKKKKALQAHKAPKPEPESSLTLKRPTDARDAREVARKLIKSGAIPAIQKQQTKQDQTSFKRPKGQERAKRSTSETTVASYQPFSSTQNDVAQETIISEIIKEEPRRQNLYQHFATERDREERVMAEKAAAIDTPPPEKPRAGNTIFVSGNKVTEDFLKKTFNDYGTIVNVSMEIEKSRGFVSFAKPESADRAIAEMHGKNVTGIVLQVQLARRQPQIEPINDASSSAVWSSIECLMIGFDSHLNRTTCLIPTRWFRVTSVHS